From a single Couchioplanes caeruleus genomic region:
- a CDS encoding FtsX-like permease family protein — translation MIALVAAMLWHRRGQAVTLALLALFAVAAAVAAPAYLQATDRAVAAGQVETAAAGDRGLVVTKVEDDRAGSQASGDGNSLSFSTVGPALVRFPGFTNVYAAEYPTVGIEPDLRYRSRFVYRQDACAHLTMATGRCLIGAGEVVLGERTAQRLALGAGDHIELSYAQFSSDPRTPVFEAHGRAKGLTVVGTYRVPHPADAYWGTHGYFAADPGDRPGEPVFTNSATLNAMDHGSALKSVDGTAGPGALDVDRLAGVRAALAGLRDVTAKLGSTVTVRTGLPDLLARIDSGRAAARLIVPVVAVPLVALSWFAIFLAVGYGTEGRRPELAVVALRGARRRERWWLATGESLVAILAGAVAGCLAGQLLVNVAAALLFPGVGAAPGAAALRYAPLAAAGAVLAALLAQRRQLFSPVAQLLRRAPVAGRRPPILEAAVALLAVVTGVQLSLSGGSPTGAGLFAPALIVFAIALLSARALLPIVTRLAARALRRGQVGLALAGLQLSRRPGAQGLFSLLVAAVAVTTYAAGAVDSGAQDRAAQAELGTGADRVVSIAPVTPGELLGAVREIDRDGRFAMAVARTPSNAAGEPPGLAVDATRLAAVATWPGDGPPAGRVAAALHPSAPEPVVIPGRDVTVEAMSSGLSAQHPLNLTVSLTSVSGRGSTRVSLGQLRPGPFAYTQRVPSCAGGCRLDGIQITSIDATSGISGHLTITRLGSINPVADAVGTARLGDRSQWRMTAYGGLTAAPGGLGIDIDAPAGLGDSGAWIQPVDTPYPLPVATAGSPGDAVTGLDGRRVDVTRAVRLPAVPRLGVRATLVDLEYADRAATAAAPAAMTEVWLSAAAPSDILDQLAAHGLVVTGDVSATVARAQLDRQGPALALAFYALAGGLAVLLGAGALVLAAAVDRQRRAEDLSALRVQGLDRRSAGRATLWAYPMLVVIAVPAGLLTGLAGYGLTGWALPLAGLDPPPLPLPLWPRPAVVAAVAVPVLLVLAGVAVLTSRNLRNLVAGRTGR, via the coding sequence GTGATCGCCCTGGTCGCCGCCATGCTGTGGCACCGCCGGGGGCAGGCGGTCACGCTCGCGCTGCTCGCGCTCTTCGCCGTGGCGGCCGCGGTCGCCGCGCCCGCGTACCTGCAGGCGACGGACCGGGCGGTCGCCGCGGGCCAGGTCGAGACCGCCGCCGCCGGCGACCGCGGACTGGTGGTCACGAAGGTGGAGGACGACCGGGCCGGCAGCCAGGCGTCCGGGGACGGCAACAGCCTCAGCTTCTCGACCGTCGGGCCGGCCCTGGTGCGGTTCCCCGGCTTCACCAACGTGTACGCGGCCGAGTACCCGACCGTCGGCATCGAGCCCGACCTGCGCTACCGGTCCCGCTTCGTGTACCGCCAGGACGCCTGCGCCCACCTGACCATGGCGACCGGACGCTGCCTGATCGGCGCGGGTGAGGTCGTGCTGGGCGAGCGCACCGCGCAACGGCTCGCCCTGGGCGCCGGCGACCACATCGAGCTCAGCTACGCCCAGTTCAGCTCGGACCCGCGCACGCCGGTGTTCGAAGCGCACGGCAGGGCGAAGGGCCTCACGGTGGTGGGCACGTACCGGGTGCCGCATCCGGCCGACGCGTACTGGGGCACGCACGGGTACTTCGCCGCCGACCCCGGTGACCGGCCGGGCGAGCCGGTGTTCACGAACTCGGCCACGCTCAACGCGATGGACCACGGCTCGGCGCTCAAGTCCGTCGACGGTACGGCCGGTCCGGGCGCCCTGGACGTCGACCGGCTGGCCGGGGTGCGGGCCGCGCTGGCCGGCCTGCGCGACGTCACCGCCAAGCTGGGTTCGACGGTGACCGTCCGGACCGGACTTCCGGACCTGCTGGCCCGCATCGACTCCGGGCGGGCCGCGGCCCGGCTCATCGTCCCGGTCGTCGCGGTGCCGCTGGTGGCGCTCTCCTGGTTCGCGATCTTCCTGGCGGTCGGGTACGGCACCGAGGGCCGCCGCCCGGAGCTGGCCGTGGTCGCGCTGCGCGGCGCGCGCCGCCGGGAACGCTGGTGGCTGGCCACCGGCGAGAGCCTCGTCGCCATCCTCGCCGGTGCGGTCGCCGGGTGCCTCGCCGGGCAGCTGCTGGTGAACGTCGCCGCGGCGCTGCTCTTCCCCGGCGTCGGCGCCGCGCCCGGGGCGGCCGCCCTGCGGTACGCGCCGCTCGCCGCGGCGGGTGCCGTCCTCGCCGCCCTGCTCGCCCAGCGCCGCCAGCTGTTCAGCCCGGTCGCCCAGCTGCTGCGCCGCGCGCCGGTGGCCGGGCGGCGCCCGCCGATCCTCGAGGCCGCGGTGGCGCTGCTGGCGGTCGTCACCGGCGTCCAGCTGAGCCTCTCCGGCGGCTCGCCCACCGGAGCCGGGCTGTTCGCGCCCGCGCTCATCGTGTTCGCCATCGCGCTGCTGTCCGCCCGGGCCCTGCTGCCGATCGTCACCCGGCTCGCGGCGCGGGCGCTGCGCCGCGGACAGGTCGGCCTCGCCCTCGCCGGGCTGCAGCTGTCCCGCCGCCCCGGCGCCCAGGGACTCTTCTCGCTGCTGGTCGCGGCGGTGGCGGTGACCACGTACGCGGCCGGCGCGGTGGACTCCGGCGCCCAGGACCGCGCCGCGCAGGCGGAACTCGGCACGGGTGCCGACCGGGTCGTGTCGATCGCCCCGGTCACGCCGGGAGAGCTGCTCGGGGCGGTGCGGGAGATCGACCGGGACGGCCGGTTCGCGATGGCGGTGGCCCGTACGCCCAGCAACGCCGCCGGCGAACCGCCCGGTCTGGCCGTCGACGCCACCCGGCTCGCCGCGGTCGCGACCTGGCCCGGCGACGGGCCGCCGGCGGGCCGGGTGGCCGCGGCGCTGCACCCGTCCGCGCCCGAGCCGGTGGTGATCCCCGGCCGGGACGTCACCGTCGAGGCGATGAGCAGCGGCTTGTCCGCGCAGCACCCGCTCAACCTCACGGTCTCGCTGACCTCCGTGTCCGGGCGCGGATCGACGCGGGTGTCCCTCGGGCAGTTGCGCCCCGGACCCTTCGCGTACACCCAGCGGGTGCCGTCGTGCGCCGGCGGGTGCCGCCTCGACGGCATCCAGATCACCTCGATCGACGCGACCTCCGGCATCTCCGGTCACCTGACGATCACCCGGCTGGGCAGCATCAACCCGGTGGCGGACGCCGTGGGCACCGCGCGGCTCGGCGACCGCTCGCAGTGGCGGATGACGGCGTACGGGGGCCTCACCGCGGCGCCGGGCGGGCTGGGCATCGACATCGACGCCCCCGCCGGGCTGGGCGACAGCGGAGCGTGGATCCAGCCGGTGGACACGCCGTACCCGCTGCCGGTGGCGACGGCCGGGAGCCCGGGGGATGCCGTCACCGGGCTGGACGGGCGGCGCGTCGACGTGACCCGGGCCGTACGGCTGCCGGCCGTGCCCCGGCTCGGCGTCCGCGCCACCCTCGTCGACCTCGAGTACGCCGACCGGGCCGCCACGGCCGCGGCACCGGCCGCGATGACCGAGGTGTGGCTGTCCGCCGCCGCCCCCTCCGACATCCTGGACCAGCTCGCCGCGCACGGCCTGGTGGTCACCGGCGACGTCAGCGCCACGGTCGCCCGGGCCCAGCTCGACCGGCAGGGACCCGCGCTGGCCCTGGCGTTCTACGCCCTCGCCGGCGGCCTCGCGGTGCTGCTCGGGGCGGGGGCGCTGGTGCTCGCCGCGGCCGTGGACCGGCAGCGGCGCGCCGAGGACCTGTCCGCCCTGCGCGTCCAGGGGCTGGACCGGCGCTCGGCCGGGCGGGCGACGCTGTGGGCGTACCCGATGCTCGTGGTCATCGCCGTGCCGGCCGGGCTGCTCACCGGGCTGGCCGGCTACGGCCTGACCGGGTGGGCGCTGCCGCTGGCCGGGCTGGACCCGCCGCCGCTGCCGCTGCCGCTGTGGCCGCGCCCGGCGGTGGTCGCGGCCGTGGCGGTGCCGGTGCTGCTGGTCCTCGCCGGGGTGGCGGTGCTGACCAGCCGGAATCTGCGGAACCTGGTGGCGGGAAGGACGGGCCGATGA
- a CDS encoding ABC transporter ATP-binding protein, translating to MRTVTVEGADLAYGGGEPVLRGVTVTARPGKVLAVTGTSGAGKTTLLSAMAGLLPPAAGRVLVDGSELGDRDRAVKLGVVLVPQDNGLAAILTAAENIAVAVIATGGTPADARRATTESLERLGLAGQADQLIEELSGGQQQRTAIARGLALRGDVLLADEVTSELDAANRQKVLDVLRAEAARGAAVVFATHDPEAAAACDHELHLADGGATLLR from the coding sequence ATGAGGACGGTGACGGTCGAGGGCGCGGACCTCGCGTACGGCGGCGGCGAGCCGGTGCTGCGCGGCGTGACGGTGACCGCCCGGCCGGGGAAGGTGCTCGCGGTCACGGGAACCTCCGGCGCGGGTAAGACCACCCTGCTGTCGGCGATGGCGGGCCTGCTGCCTCCCGCCGCCGGCCGGGTCCTGGTCGACGGGAGCGAGCTGGGCGACCGCGACCGGGCGGTGAAGCTCGGCGTCGTGCTGGTCCCGCAGGACAACGGGCTCGCCGCGATCCTCACGGCGGCCGAGAACATCGCGGTGGCCGTCATCGCGACCGGTGGCACACCGGCGGACGCCCGCCGCGCCACCACGGAGTCGCTGGAGCGGCTGGGGCTGGCCGGGCAGGCCGACCAGCTCATCGAGGAGCTGTCCGGCGGGCAGCAGCAGCGTACGGCGATCGCCCGTGGCCTCGCCCTGCGCGGCGACGTCCTGCTGGCCGACGAGGTCACCAGCGAGCTGGACGCCGCGAACCGGCAGAAGGTCCTCGACGTGCTGCGTGCCGAGGCGGCCCGGGGCGCGGCCGTGGTCTTCGCTACGCACGACCCCGAGGCGGCCGCGGCCTGCGACCACGAGCTGCACCTGGCCGACGGCGGGGCGACGCTGCTGCGCTGA
- a CDS encoding OsmC family protein — MGLAHHARLEWDGSTGQGYRAYPRAHTATAPPADVSLRLSADPHFRGDADLLNPEQLLVLAASSCQMLSFLSLAARKHLDVVRYTDDATGYLSEDLRGARIERIELNPVIHVAPGTDEELVQQLVEQGHEECYIANSLNSTITIKATVTGT; from the coding sequence ATGGGATTGGCACACCACGCGCGGCTGGAATGGGACGGCTCCACGGGTCAGGGCTACCGGGCGTACCCGAGGGCCCACACGGCGACCGCCCCGCCCGCCGACGTCTCGCTGCGGCTCAGCGCGGACCCGCACTTCCGCGGCGACGCCGACCTACTCAACCCGGAACAGCTGCTGGTCCTGGCCGCGAGCTCCTGCCAGATGCTGTCGTTCCTGTCGCTGGCGGCCCGCAAGCACCTCGACGTGGTCCGCTACACCGACGACGCGACCGGCTACCTCAGCGAGGACCTGCGGGGCGCCCGCATCGAACGCATCGAGCTGAACCCGGTCATCCACGTCGCGCCGGGCACGGACGAGGAGCTCGTGCAGCAGCTCGTCGAGCAGGGCCACGAAGAGTGCTACATCGCGAACTCGCTCAATTCCACGATCACGATCAAGGCGACGGTGACGGGAACCTAG
- a CDS encoding ABC transporter ATP-binding protein — translation MNGLAVACRRVVHIYRAEAGDVVALAGVDLSIAPGETLALVGPSGSGKSTLIALLAGMMRPSAGRINIGTYDMGKLSDAEVSRLRGTEIGVVLQGAARNLLPYASLHRNIKLAQRRAAHTRGVELDDPDRILDLVGLPGMGRARLTELTPGARQRAALAVGIAAGPGLLLVDEPTSRLDTAGRDEVMTALETVNAERQTTIVVVTHDNEVGARLGRAVTIRDGRVGAEGRDGQDFAVVAGDGTVQLPPEVLGSFPPGTLFTVDHENGSVTLVPGQHT, via the coding sequence ATGAACGGACTGGCCGTGGCGTGCCGCCGGGTGGTGCACATCTACCGCGCGGAGGCGGGCGACGTGGTGGCGCTGGCCGGCGTGGACCTGTCGATCGCGCCGGGCGAGACGCTGGCCCTGGTCGGCCCGTCCGGCTCCGGCAAGTCGACGCTGATCGCCCTGCTGGCCGGGATGATGCGGCCGTCGGCGGGACGCATCAACATCGGCACGTACGACATGGGCAAGCTCTCCGACGCCGAGGTGTCCCGGCTGCGCGGCACCGAGATCGGCGTCGTGCTGCAGGGGGCGGCGCGCAACCTGCTGCCGTACGCGTCGCTGCACCGCAACATCAAGCTGGCCCAGCGCCGGGCGGCGCACACCCGGGGCGTGGAGCTGGACGACCCGGACCGCATCCTGGACCTGGTGGGGTTGCCGGGCATGGGCCGGGCACGGCTGACCGAGCTGACCCCGGGCGCCCGGCAGCGGGCCGCCCTCGCGGTGGGCATCGCGGCCGGCCCCGGCCTGCTGCTGGTGGACGAGCCCACGAGCCGCCTCGACACGGCCGGGCGCGACGAGGTGATGACCGCGCTGGAGACCGTCAACGCCGAGCGGCAGACCACGATCGTGGTGGTGACCCACGACAACGAGGTGGGCGCCCGCCTCGGCCGGGCGGTGACGATCCGCGACGGCCGCGTCGGCGCGGAGGGCCGCGACGGCCAGGACTTCGCCGTGGTCGCGGGCGACGGGACGGTGCAGCTGCCGCCCGAGGTGCTGGGGAGCTTCCCGCCGGGCACGCTCTTCACGGTGGACCACGAGAACGGCTCGGTGACGCTCGTCCCCGGCCAGCACACCTAG
- a CDS encoding ribose-phosphate diphosphokinase: protein MRDIAVFTGSAHPDLAKEICEHLGVPLLPARTSRFANDCIEVQLQGNCRERDVFLIQPLVPPVQENLVELLFMLDAARGASAGRITVVLPHYAYARSDKKDAPRISIGGRLVADLLQTAGAHRILAMTLHSPQVHGFFSVPVDHLHALRELANHFRGYDLSNTVVVSPDLGNAKEAAAFARMLGIEVAAGAKQRYADDKVVISSVIGEVADRDVIILDDEIAKGSTVFELLGRLRERHTRSIRVACTHGLFAADAVQRLSAEKDVEEIVCTNTVPIPAANRTDKLTVLSVAPALAEAIRRIHNGESVSALFT from the coding sequence GTGCGTGACATCGCCGTGTTCACCGGAAGCGCCCACCCCGACCTCGCCAAGGAGATCTGCGAGCACCTCGGCGTGCCGCTGCTGCCCGCGCGGACGTCCCGGTTCGCCAACGACTGCATCGAGGTGCAGCTGCAGGGCAACTGCCGCGAACGGGACGTGTTCCTCATCCAGCCGCTCGTGCCCCCGGTGCAGGAGAACCTCGTCGAGCTGCTGTTCATGCTCGACGCGGCCCGGGGCGCGTCGGCCGGGCGGATCACCGTCGTCCTGCCGCATTACGCGTACGCCCGCAGCGACAAGAAGGACGCCCCCCGCATCTCCATCGGCGGCCGCCTCGTCGCCGACCTGCTGCAGACCGCGGGCGCGCACCGCATCCTCGCGATGACCCTGCACTCCCCGCAGGTCCACGGCTTCTTCAGCGTCCCGGTCGACCACCTGCACGCGCTGCGCGAGCTCGCCAACCACTTCCGCGGCTACGACCTGAGCAACACCGTCGTGGTCTCACCGGACCTGGGCAACGCCAAGGAGGCGGCGGCCTTCGCCCGGATGCTCGGCATCGAGGTGGCCGCCGGCGCCAAGCAGCGGTACGCCGACGACAAGGTCGTGATCAGCTCGGTGATCGGCGAGGTCGCGGACCGCGACGTGATCATCCTCGACGACGAGATCGCCAAGGGCAGCACGGTCTTCGAGCTGCTCGGCCGGCTGCGCGAACGGCACACCCGCAGCATCCGGGTGGCCTGCACGCACGGCCTGTTCGCCGCCGACGCGGTGCAGCGGCTGTCGGCGGAGAAGGACGTCGAGGAGATCGTCTGCACGAACACCGTGCCGATCCCGGCGGCAAACCGTACGGACAAGCTCACCGTGCTGTCCGTGGCGCCGGCCCTGGCCGAGGCGATCCGCCGCATCCACAACGGAGAGTCCGTCAGCGCGCTGTTCACATGA
- a CDS encoding glycoside hydrolase family 88 protein: MSTPVLTALLAMQRQSWEQGVAAQAALDLGHDDLAVLLAEAAVARQSPDGRLGDVDGEAGAVNGACCGEAVLAAYARTGDQIFAEAARRQLAWLATDAPRAADGTLFHLLGGREAWADTVYMVVPFLALSDRPDLAWQQIDGHRARLCHNGLYAAIWSEDTGTLRRADRWGGGNGWVVAAVARTLRLVPGFPDADRLAAHAREVLDACLRLRRADGLFHDVLDDPSTFPETNAAQMFAYAALTGAADGWLPAAYADTGHDLLTAATRKLDRFGVVRGAAASPHFDRPGASSEAQAFHLLARAAAGL; this comes from the coding sequence ATGAGCACGCCCGTCCTCACCGCGCTGCTGGCGATGCAACGCCAGTCGTGGGAGCAGGGCGTCGCCGCGCAGGCCGCGCTCGACCTCGGCCACGACGATCTCGCCGTGCTGCTCGCCGAGGCGGCCGTGGCGCGGCAGAGCCCCGACGGGCGCCTCGGCGACGTGGACGGCGAGGCCGGGGCGGTCAACGGCGCCTGCTGCGGGGAGGCGGTGCTGGCGGCGTACGCGCGTACCGGTGATCAGATCTTCGCCGAAGCGGCCCGCCGCCAGCTCGCCTGGCTGGCCACCGACGCGCCCCGGGCCGCGGACGGCACGCTGTTCCACCTGCTCGGCGGCCGCGAGGCCTGGGCGGACACCGTCTACATGGTGGTGCCGTTCCTCGCGCTCAGCGACCGCCCGGACCTGGCCTGGCAACAGATCGACGGCCACCGCGCGCGGCTCTGCCACAACGGGCTCTATGCGGCGATCTGGTCCGAGGACACCGGTACGCTGCGCCGCGCCGACCGATGGGGCGGTGGCAACGGCTGGGTGGTGGCGGCCGTGGCCCGTACGCTGCGCCTGGTCCCGGGGTTCCCGGACGCCGACCGGCTCGCCGCGCACGCCCGCGAGGTGCTCGACGCGTGCCTGCGGCTGCGCCGCGCCGACGGCCTCTTCCACGACGTCCTCGACGACCCGTCGACCTTCCCGGAGACCAACGCGGCGCAGATGTTCGCGTACGCGGCCCTCACCGGCGCGGCCGACGGCTGGCTCCCGGCGGCGTACGCGGACACCGGCCACGACCTGCTCACGGCGGCGACCCGCAAACTCGACCGGTTCGGCGTCGTCCGCGGCGCGGCGGCCTCCCCGCACTTCGACCGGCCCGGCGCGTCCAGCGAGGCCCAGGCCTTCCACCTGCTCGCCCGCGCCGCCGCGGGGCTGTAG